In one Pseudomonas sp. MM211 genomic region, the following are encoded:
- a CDS encoding efflux RND transporter periplasmic adaptor subunit has protein sequence MNRYCRSTLGALALLSLAACGDKSEPSEPPADQQQASDTRATSVNVVAVERRQLQAWVYSQGTARSRQREFLTFTQQGVVSHVDAKLRVGMPVKAGQLIAHQAPERVEADLQAAKASLAEAQASLKLAEVTQKRYETLIDQRSASQQELDEARVQVQQAKAVRDNARAELAQAQLSIDESRLVSPIDGVLARLNIEKGRYFMPNTVQADTEQNALRTVPAMVIDPDRFEVRVDLPSYNFRQITTGARAVIGENASVAGQDVDPTKAKNRVDGQVYAISPSLDPETRTFEVIVHTQGNETGLQDGEFVAVWIAEPSVDDALVVPLEALRFRNDQAFVFVADEDKGTVSERRVELAQQSGDYRAVTAGLEIGELVVTDGRAALNDGQQVRVIGAGEPAP, from the coding sequence ATGAACCGATATTGCCGTAGCACCCTTGGTGCCCTTGCCCTGCTGAGCCTCGCGGCTTGTGGTGACAAATCCGAACCCAGCGAGCCGCCAGCCGATCAGCAGCAGGCGAGTGACACGCGCGCTACCAGCGTCAATGTGGTGGCTGTGGAGCGCCGCCAGTTGCAAGCCTGGGTCTACAGCCAGGGCACGGCGCGGTCGAGGCAGCGCGAATTCCTGACCTTCACTCAGCAGGGTGTCGTCTCCCATGTCGATGCGAAGCTGCGCGTGGGGATGCCGGTGAAGGCCGGTCAGTTGATCGCCCATCAAGCCCCCGAACGGGTAGAGGCCGATCTGCAGGCTGCCAAGGCTTCCCTTGCCGAGGCGCAGGCGAGCCTCAAGCTCGCGGAAGTCACCCAGAAGCGCTACGAAACCCTGATCGATCAGCGCTCCGCATCCCAGCAGGAGCTCGATGAAGCCAGGGTGCAGGTGCAGCAGGCCAAGGCCGTGCGTGACAACGCTCGCGCCGAACTCGCCCAGGCGCAGCTGAGCATCGATGAATCGCGTCTGGTGTCGCCCATCGATGGCGTGCTGGCGCGGCTCAATATCGAGAAGGGCCGCTACTTCATGCCCAATACCGTACAGGCCGACACCGAGCAGAATGCCTTGCGCACGGTGCCTGCCATGGTCATCGACCCGGATCGTTTCGAAGTGCGGGTCGATCTGCCTTCCTACAACTTTCGGCAGATCACCACCGGTGCTCGGGCAGTGATCGGCGAGAACGCCTCGGTTGCCGGGCAGGACGTCGACCCCACCAAGGCCAAGAATCGGGTCGACGGCCAGGTCTATGCCATCAGCCCCTCGCTCGATCCGGAGACGCGCACCTTCGAGGTGATCGTGCACACCCAGGGCAATGAAACCGGCCTGCAGGACGGTGAGTTCGTCGCCGTCTGGATCGCCGAGCCGAGCGTCGACGATGCGCTGGTCGTGCCTCTGGAGGCGCTGCGTTTCCGCAATGACCAGGCGTTCGTGTTCGTCGCGGACGAGGACAAGGGAACAGTCAGCGAGCGCCGCGTTGAGCTGGCTCAGCAGTCCGGCGATTACCGGGCGGTAACGGCTGGGCTGGAGATCGGCGAGCTGGTGGTGACCGATGGCCGTGCGGCCCTGAATGACGGGCAGCAGGTTCGCGTCATCGGCGCGGGCGAGCCTGCGCCATGA
- a CDS encoding efflux RND transporter permease subunit, which produces MSTGSTGDEPRLAADSAPLESDDVRNAHPLARFFFLQPIFGILLVATLLLGGLMAYSQLVKESLPDLNIPQATITTTWPGADPLTMEEQVTDIIEDEVTTLQGVRRVDSASFDSFSIISVEFEASADPLDAMTRLRAAVADAEAELPDDVERPTISQASVDDRPIFTFTLHGAAGSATMNEQARRIQDTLERVPGVNEVDIGGEREEIVQILLRPERLLALGLSPATVRNAVQQANIEQPFGEIRSDSIGAVVRLEGRFRDVADLRALPVARLGGAGAGRAVRLDEIASVNRMQETETSRAFFADQGGDFEPSLEISVRKSPGADTVNLVETLHDTLARMEQDGAWPVGLEYTVTQDEAKQIWKALSEVFVSALQTMAIVFVILLLTIAWREAVVAGLSVPITFAGVLLAILVMGYSLNELVVIGMVIALVMIIDVFIILMEGLHDEIYVQGKTFGQGVLATVKRYAMPAFAAQLTTILALAPLMSIGGTVGEFIRVLPATAVVCLVISFIVAMLCSLPLSRALLGKQRKPDSTQKQGLSDRVTSRAVNGLESWNARWVVRSRKQSWLWVLAAIALFMVSIVAFTQARIELFPQSDGERLGINIELPPTAQLATSQQVADEVGEILRRKPYFQSVVKLVGLKSPFAGGSMASNLQPSEAENFLGFSAIFLPREERETDSYVLAEELRRELTAYLQDNVAAAQLLVVPEASGPGAGDPIEIQLLGADMDELLVRSREVQALLAEIAGVVDVRDNIGMLKPQLALRPDREAANFFGIGHDDLASQIRIAFSSDIVGTFVTASDTDNIDIRLGTEWPSRPGEAGGPHNTEELSRVRAFTEEGSSIALNQLLTPVQSEAAIAISHSNGERALTVMAKNEGRTVGEIMAEAGPRLADLQASWPDGYRAVVGGESADTAETFTSALIAMLIAVVLIVGVLVIVFSSFRQAFIIFATMPLAIIGSALGFWAFDITFSFFAMIGLVSLIGIAINNGIIMVDTMNGYLKEGMSIAEAAAAGSARRLRPLLTTAVTTIVGLVPLAVSSAFYRPLTLVIIFGLVSVSMLALIVVPALYLLLTPKNAGQPVSLD; this is translated from the coding sequence ATGAGTACCGGGAGCACGGGCGACGAGCCGCGTTTGGCCGCTGACAGCGCGCCGCTCGAGAGCGACGACGTACGCAACGCGCATCCGTTGGCGCGTTTCTTCTTCCTGCAGCCGATCTTCGGGATTCTGCTGGTTGCGACCCTGCTGCTGGGTGGCCTGATGGCGTACTCGCAACTGGTCAAGGAGTCCCTGCCGGATCTGAACATTCCCCAGGCGACCATCACCACCACCTGGCCGGGCGCTGATCCGCTGACCATGGAGGAGCAGGTCACCGACATCATCGAAGATGAAGTGACCACGCTGCAGGGTGTACGCCGCGTCGACAGTGCCTCGTTCGATTCCTTTTCGATCATCTCGGTGGAGTTCGAAGCGTCTGCCGACCCGCTCGACGCGATGACGCGTCTGCGTGCCGCGGTCGCCGACGCCGAGGCGGAGCTGCCCGATGACGTCGAACGCCCGACGATCAGCCAGGCGTCGGTAGACGATCGGCCCATCTTTACCTTCACCCTGCATGGAGCCGCCGGCTCGGCGACCATGAACGAGCAGGCGCGGCGTATTCAGGACACGCTCGAGCGGGTGCCCGGCGTCAATGAAGTGGACATCGGCGGTGAGCGCGAAGAGATTGTGCAGATCCTGCTGCGCCCCGAGCGATTGCTCGCCCTCGGCCTGTCCCCGGCCACGGTGCGCAACGCGGTTCAACAAGCCAATATCGAACAGCCTTTTGGCGAAATTCGCAGCGACAGCATCGGTGCGGTAGTGCGTCTGGAAGGGCGCTTCCGGGATGTCGCCGACTTGCGTGCGCTGCCTGTCGCACGCCTCGGTGGAGCAGGCGCCGGGCGTGCCGTGCGGCTCGACGAGATCGCCTCGGTCAACCGCATGCAGGAAACCGAAACCAGCCGCGCCTTCTTCGCCGACCAAGGCGGCGATTTCGAGCCGTCGCTGGAAATCTCGGTGCGCAAGTCGCCGGGTGCCGACACCGTCAATCTGGTCGAAACGCTGCACGATACCCTGGCGCGGATGGAGCAGGACGGCGCCTGGCCGGTGGGCCTGGAATACACCGTCACCCAGGACGAAGCCAAGCAGATCTGGAAGGCGCTCTCCGAGGTGTTCGTCAGCGCTTTGCAGACTATGGCCATCGTGTTCGTCATCCTGCTGCTGACCATCGCCTGGCGCGAGGCCGTGGTGGCCGGGTTGTCGGTGCCAATCACTTTCGCCGGTGTGCTGCTGGCCATTCTGGTCATGGGCTACTCGCTCAACGAGCTGGTGGTGATCGGCATGGTCATCGCGCTGGTGATGATCATCGACGTGTTCATCATCCTCATGGAAGGGCTCCATGACGAGATCTACGTGCAGGGCAAAACCTTCGGCCAGGGCGTGCTGGCTACGGTCAAACGCTACGCGATGCCGGCATTCGCCGCGCAGCTGACGACTATTTTGGCCCTGGCGCCGCTGATGTCCATCGGTGGCACGGTGGGTGAATTCATCCGCGTGCTGCCTGCCACGGCGGTGGTCTGTCTGGTGATTTCCTTCATCGTCGCCATGCTCTGTTCGTTGCCGCTGTCACGGGCGCTGCTGGGCAAGCAGCGCAAGCCGGACAGCACGCAGAAACAGGGCCTGTCCGACCGGGTGACGAGCAGGGCCGTGAATGGCCTGGAAAGCTGGAATGCCCGCTGGGTGGTGCGCAGCCGCAAGCAGTCATGGCTGTGGGTATTGGCTGCCATCGCGCTGTTCATGGTGTCGATAGTGGCGTTCACCCAGGCGCGTATCGAGCTGTTCCCGCAGTCCGATGGCGAGCGTCTGGGGATCAACATCGAGCTGCCGCCTACCGCGCAACTGGCGACCTCTCAGCAGGTTGCCGACGAGGTGGGCGAGATTCTCAGGCGCAAACCCTATTTCCAGAGCGTGGTGAAGCTGGTCGGCCTGAAGAGCCCCTTCGCTGGCGGCTCCATGGCCTCCAACCTGCAGCCGAGCGAGGCGGAGAATTTCCTCGGTTTCTCGGCGATCTTTCTTCCCCGTGAAGAACGTGAGACCGACTCCTACGTATTGGCCGAAGAGTTGCGCCGCGAGCTGACGGCCTACCTGCAGGACAACGTCGCTGCCGCGCAGCTGCTGGTGGTGCCCGAAGCCAGTGGTCCTGGTGCCGGCGACCCGATCGAGATTCAACTGCTCGGTGCCGACATGGACGAGCTGCTCGTTCGCTCGCGCGAGGTGCAGGCCTTGCTCGCCGAAATCGCCGGCGTCGTCGACGTGAGGGATAACATCGGCATGCTAAAACCGCAGTTGGCGCTGCGGCCAGATCGCGAAGCCGCCAACTTCTTCGGCATTGGTCATGATGACCTGGCATCGCAGATCCGCATCGCCTTCAGCTCCGATATCGTCGGCACCTTCGTCACCGCCAGCGACACCGACAACATCGACATCCGCCTTGGCACCGAATGGCCCAGCCGCCCGGGCGAGGCCGGAGGGCCGCACAACACCGAGGAGCTGTCGCGGGTTCGCGCTTTTACCGAAGAGGGTTCTTCCATCGCCCTCAACCAGTTGCTCACACCGGTGCAATCGGAAGCGGCGATCGCGATTTCCCACAGCAATGGCGAGCGCGCGCTCACTGTCATGGCCAAGAACGAAGGGCGCACGGTTGGCGAGATCATGGCCGAGGCGGGGCCTCGCCTGGCCGACCTGCAGGCGTCCTGGCCGGATGGTTACCGTGCCGTGGTGGGTGGTGAGTCCGCCGATACCGCCGAAACGTTCACCTCGGCGCTGATCGCCATGCTCATCGCCGTGGTGCTGATCGTGGGTGTGCTGGTCATCGTGTTCAGCAGCTTCCGCCAGGCCTTCATCATTTTCGCCACCATGCCGCTGGCGATCATCGGCTCGGCGCTGGGCTTCTGGGCGTTCGATATCACCTTCTCGTTCTTCGCGATGATCGGCCTGGTGTCGCTGATCGGTATTGCCATCAACAACGGCATCATCATGGTCGACACCATGAACGGTTACCTGAAGGAGGGCATGTCCATCGCCGAGGCTGCCGCAGCCGGCTCCGCTCGACGTTTGCGCCCGCTGCTGACCACCGCCGTGACCACCATCGTGGGCCTTGTGCCGCTGGCCGTCAGTAGTGCGTTCTACCGGCCGCTGACGCTGGTGATCATCTTCGGCCTGGTTTCCGTCTCGATGCTCGCGTTGATCGTCGTACCGGCGTTGTACTTGTTGCTCACCCCCAAGAATGCCGGGCAGCCGGTGTCATTGGACTAA
- a CDS encoding tRNA (adenine(22)-N(1))-methyltransferase, translating into MNEQTLSMRLERVAAHVPAGARLADIGSDHGYLPVALLKRGVIAAAVAGELALTPFQAAQRSVRENDLGAQITVRLANGLEAIEPEDRINAVSLCGMGGETIRDILESGKARLSGEERLILQPNGGEQPLRHWLMENGYRILCEDVLRENRFYYEIIVAERTGPVLYSAEELYFGPLHLRERSPVFLAKWQRLLQLKQQTLSNFAQARQSVSDEKVRELAQQIRWITELLA; encoded by the coding sequence TTGAACGAACAAACCTTGTCCATGCGCCTGGAGCGCGTGGCAGCACATGTGCCAGCAGGTGCACGGTTGGCGGATATCGGCTCGGATCACGGTTACCTGCCCGTCGCGCTGCTGAAGCGTGGCGTTATCGCGGCAGCGGTGGCCGGCGAGCTGGCCTTGACGCCGTTTCAAGCGGCCCAGCGTAGCGTGCGCGAGAATGATCTGGGCGCGCAAATCACCGTGCGGCTGGCCAATGGGCTGGAGGCGATTGAGCCAGAAGACCGTATCAACGCAGTCAGCCTCTGCGGCATGGGCGGCGAGACCATCCGCGACATCCTCGAGAGCGGCAAGGCCCGGTTGAGTGGCGAGGAACGTCTGATCCTGCAGCCCAACGGCGGCGAGCAGCCGCTGCGCCACTGGTTGATGGAAAACGGTTATCGCATCCTCTGTGAGGACGTGCTGCGGGAAAACCGCTTCTACTACGAGATCATCGTCGCCGAGCGCACCGGGCCGGTGCTGTACAGCGCCGAAGAACTGTACTTCGGCCCGCTGCATCTACGAGAACGCAGCCCGGTATTCCTGGCCAAGTGGCAGCGCCTGTTGCAACTGAAGCAGCAGACGTTGAGCAATTTTGCCCAGGCGCGGCAAAGCGTGTCTGACGAGAAGGTACGAGAGCTCGCCCAGCAGATCCGCTGGATTACTGAGCTGCTGGCATGA
- a CDS encoding inorganic phosphate transporter, translating to MFELFSGLDAWLALSLALALLFVLTFEFINGFHDTANAVATVIYTKAMPPNLAVVMSGIFNFFGVLLGGVGVAYAIVHLLPVELLINVNTSHGLIMVFSLLAAAITWNLGTWYFGIPASSSHTLIGSILGVGLANAMLTDIPLADGVNWQKAGDIGLSLIFSPIAGFIVAALLFLALKHWMPTPKVHSTPVTRKETKGKNKPPFWNRLVLIVSAMAVSFVHGSNDGQKGIGLIMLVLIGIVPAKFVLDLNSTTYQIERTRDAAIHLGEFYQRNAPTLNEFLALGKTGNSELPKQFRCDPKLTELTITTLLKTLDGVKDYHSLSEEKRIDIRRYLLCLDDSAKKVGKLENLPAREKADLDKLRKDLTATTEYAPFWVIIAVALALGIGTMVGWKRVVKTVGEKIGKQGMTYAQGMSAQITAACAIGLANVYSLPVSTTHVLSSGVAGTMVANRSGLQGSTISNILLAWVLTLPTSMALAAGLFYGATLIFS from the coding sequence ATGTTCGAATTATTCAGCGGGCTAGACGCCTGGTTGGCGCTTAGCCTGGCACTCGCCTTGCTCTTCGTCCTTACCTTCGAATTCATCAATGGTTTCCACGATACGGCCAACGCCGTCGCGACGGTTATCTACACGAAAGCCATGCCGCCAAACCTGGCCGTCGTCATGTCGGGCATATTCAACTTCTTCGGTGTTTTGCTCGGTGGTGTGGGGGTGGCTTACGCCATCGTGCACCTGCTGCCGGTCGAGCTGCTGATCAACGTGAACACCTCCCATGGCCTGATCATGGTGTTCTCGCTGCTGGCTGCGGCGATCACCTGGAACCTTGGTACCTGGTACTTCGGCATTCCGGCCTCCAGCTCGCACACGCTGATCGGCTCGATTCTCGGCGTAGGCCTGGCCAATGCAATGCTCACCGACATTCCTCTCGCTGATGGCGTGAACTGGCAGAAGGCCGGTGACATCGGCCTGTCGCTGATCTTCTCGCCAATCGCCGGTTTCATTGTCGCCGCGCTGCTGTTTCTGGCGCTCAAGCACTGGATGCCAACGCCGAAGGTGCACAGCACGCCAGTCACCCGTAAGGAAACCAAAGGCAAGAACAAACCGCCGTTCTGGAACCGCCTGGTGCTGATCGTTTCGGCCATGGCCGTGAGCTTCGTGCATGGCTCCAACGATGGGCAAAAGGGCATCGGCCTGATCATGCTGGTGCTGATCGGCATCGTGCCGGCCAAGTTCGTTCTCGACCTCAATAGCACCACCTACCAGATCGAGCGTACCCGCGACGCGGCCATCCATCTGGGCGAGTTCTACCAGCGCAATGCGCCGACCCTGAACGAGTTCCTGGCCCTGGGTAAAACCGGCAACAGCGAACTGCCCAAGCAATTCCGCTGCGATCCGAAGCTCACCGAACTGACCATCACCACGCTGCTCAAGACCCTCGACGGCGTGAAGGACTACCACAGCCTGAGTGAAGAGAAGCGCATCGATATCCGTCGCTACCTGCTTTGCCTCGATGACTCGGCCAAGAAAGTCGGCAAGCTGGAAAACCTGCCAGCGCGTGAGAAGGCCGACCTCGACAAGCTGCGCAAGGATCTGACCGCGACCACCGAGTACGCGCCTTTCTGGGTGATCATTGCCGTGGCCCTGGCCCTGGGGATCGGCACCATGGTCGGCTGGAAACGCGTGGTGAAAACCGTCGGCGAGAAGATCGGCAAGCAGGGCATGACCTATGCCCAGGGCATGAGCGCGCAGATCACAGCCGCCTGCGCGATTGGGCTGGCCAACGTCTACAGCCTGCCGGTGTCCACCACCCATGTGCTGTCATCCGGGGTTGCCGGCACCATGGTCGCCAACCGCAGTGGCCTGCAGGGCAGCACCATCAGCAACATTCTGCTGGCCTGGGTACTCACCTTGCCCACCTCCATGGCGCTGGCTGCAGGCCTGTTCTACGGCGCGACGCTGATCTTCAGCTGA